In Tamandua tetradactyla isolate mTamTet1 chromosome 7, mTamTet1.pri, whole genome shotgun sequence, the following are encoded in one genomic region:
- the MIURF gene encoding mitochondrial ribosome and complex I assembly factor AltMIEF1 — protein sequence MAPWSREAVLSLYRALLRQGRELHYTDRDFYFASIRREFRKNQKLEDPEARERQLEKGLVFLRSKLGGLV from the coding sequence ATGGCCCCATGGAGCCGAGAGGCAGTGCTGAGTCTCTACCGGGCTCTGCTGCGCCAGGGCCGAGAACTTCACTATACTGATCGAGACTTCTATTTTGCCTCCATCCGCCGTGAGTTCCGGAAAAATCAGAAGCTAGAGGATCCGGAGGCCCGGGAGAGGCAGCTGGAAAAGGGCCTGGTCTTCCTCCGCAGCAAACTGGGGGGGCTTGTTTAG